From the genome of Miscanthus floridulus cultivar M001 chromosome 10, ASM1932011v1, whole genome shotgun sequence, one region includes:
- the LOC136485654 gene encoding uncharacterized protein has translation MLDVLENIIPQMENCKLAANTAENEKTMKGLLGSYYTIVEKLFVVSGGIFLSYAYLLAQKPQGSVDGIWMAIFIGIFIASLSNFILLIHASYLKERGSIDGCEPGILKWLMLLVLAFLYALFCILLRAFANASDLVLWLIGIMGLCSIVLGWVWFFYRKWPKILEEIKAGRCVGEIGMPETAGSASRGGSDG, from the exons ATGCTTGATGTGTTAGAGAATATCATTCCTCAGATGGAGAACTGCAAG TTGGCAGCCAATACTGCAGAAAACGAGAAGACAATGAAG GGTTTACTGGGTTCTTACTACACTATTGTGGAAAAGCTATTTGTAGTAAGTGGTGGTATCTTTCTCTCGTATGCATACTTGCTCGCCCAAAAGCCACAAGGGAGCGTCGATGGAATATGGATGGCCATATTCATAGGAATCTTCATAGCATCACTAAGCAATTTCATTCTGTTAATCCATGCTTCATACTTGAAAGAGAGGGGGTCCATTGACGGCTGTGAGCCTGGAATCCTTAAATGGCTGATGCTTTTAGTGCTGGCATTCCTTTATGCACTATTTTGTATCCTACTGCGGGCTTTTGCAAATGCCTCCGACTTGGTTTTATGGCTCATCGGAATCATGGGCCTCTGCTCAATAGTGCTCGGTTGGGTTTGGTTCTTTTACAGAAAGTGGCCGAAG ATTCTGGAAGAAATTAAGGCAGGCCGTTGTGTTGGAGAAATTGGGATGCCTGAGACTGCTGGCTCTGCCTCCAGAGGCGGTTCAGACGGGTAA